The Streptomyces sp. 135 sequence ACAAGTACCTGGCGCTCGATCCGCTCGGCACGGGGGAGCAGGACCCCGGCGACCGCATCCCGCGGACGCGGACCACCTCACCGTACGACGTCACCCAGGCGTTCCAGGACCTCGGTTCCACCGCCGACGCCATCGACACCGAGCAGCTCGCCAAGAGCTTCGAGACGATCTCGGACACCTTCGAGAACTCGCCGCCGCACGTCCGCAAGGCCGCCACCGGACTGTCGGACCTGTCGCGTTCGGTCTCCAAGCGCGACCGCGAACTGTCCGAACTCCTCAAGGGCAGCGCCAAGTTCACCAAGACGCTGAAGGAGAAGAAGTCCAGCTTCGAGACCCTCATCCAGGACGCGGGCCCGCTGCTCGGCGAACTCCAGGACCGGCGCAAAGCCATCACCGCCCTGCTGAAGGGCAGCCGCGCCCTCGGAACGGAACTGAGCGGCCTGGTGGACGACAACGAGAAGCAGCTCGGCCCCACCCTGAAGGCGCTCGGCCGCGTCACGACCGTCCTGAAGGAGAACAGCACCCGGCTCGACCGGACGCTTGCCCTGGTCGGCCCCTATTACCGGCTCGTCGGCAACACCCTCGGCAACGGCCGCTGGTTCGACAGCTATCTGTGCGGGGTGGTGCCCCGCGACTACCTGCCCGCGCGGTCCCAGCCCAAGACGTCGTGCATGCCGCCCAAGCAGTCGGCGGCGGCCCGGGGGAGCGGTGAACGATGAGCAAGCGCAGATCTTTCGT is a genomic window containing:
- a CDS encoding MCE family protein, yielding MTLLLRPERHDTPAPAPRRFRPPRLKPVKDRDPIAVALVGLLLLALLTAFAYNADRLPLTGKGTTYSADFTEAAGLDEGDEVRVAGVKVGEVTGVSLDRGRVKVTFEVEKAWIGDRTTAAIAIKTLLGDKYLALDPLGTGEQDPGDRIPRTRTTSPYDVTQAFQDLGSTADAIDTEQLAKSFETISDTFENSPPHVRKAATGLSDLSRSVSKRDRELSELLKGSAKFTKTLKEKKSSFETLIQDAGPLLGELQDRRKAITALLKGSRALGTELSGLVDDNEKQLGPTLKALGRVTTVLKENSTRLDRTLALVGPYYRLVGNTLGNGRWFDSYLCGVVPRDYLPARSQPKTSCMPPKQSAAARGSGER